From Armatimonadota bacterium, the proteins below share one genomic window:
- a CDS encoding tetratricopeptide repeat protein yields MPSKKRKKKEVVSSTVAVTNRQVIALCIVLLLCALLRVAYLVQYKANVPYYSGLVVDSQYYDDWAQRIARGIGYGSKPFYLAPLYPYFLALIYMGVGRNFAVVYAFQAVLGVLNLALVYLVGRRLFGHISGLLAIIILALYAPLMFFEAKILSETLAITLSLASVLILLKAVDKPAAWKYLVVGFALGLTAVCRPTALLTAILVLGWLWWSRVEKGQSAVLWVLVGLMVPLLFVAGRNQFIGKDFALISTNVGVTFAQGNNRQADGACMVVLPGFTGSIMDQQAEEIAIASRRLGRQLKPSEASAYWLKQGLGFIWGKPLLFAKLTGRRFIWSLHNQESPCSYNLYLEKQLVPFLRWLPVPFALIFGLGVFGFLRSLAEKAKKEAMLVSLYVLSTFIVLLAFFVTSRYRLPAVPFLGIFAGYGLAEMVNYGRERNIMMFTVALCCLVGAFLPSLVRYPIPRVTPEAPMDLGVSYLINGQTDKAIQQFREALKMKPGFAVAHKNLGEAFLRQGRLQEAEAEYKKAITINPSDWSAYFGLGMALARQQKFAEAVSSFAKSLRLNPFNAEAHNNLAVALFVTGDYSGAWREVRLCHKNGGTCDPSFIRALASMMQEPE; encoded by the coding sequence ATGCCGAGTAAGAAGCGCAAGAAGAAAGAGGTCGTTTCAAGTACCGTAGCTGTTACTAACAGGCAAGTTATAGCTTTATGTATCGTGCTTCTACTGTGTGCACTGCTCCGAGTTGCCTATCTTGTTCAGTACAAGGCTAACGTTCCATATTACTCAGGCTTGGTAGTGGACTCACAGTATTATGATGATTGGGCGCAGAGGATAGCAAGAGGAATAGGGTATGGCTCAAAGCCTTTCTATCTTGCGCCACTTTACCCGTATTTTCTCGCGTTAATCTATATGGGCGTTGGTCGAAATTTTGCCGTTGTTTACGCTTTCCAAGCAGTACTTGGTGTATTGAATTTGGCGCTTGTTTATTTGGTAGGACGTCGGCTATTCGGCCATATCTCGGGCTTGCTTGCCATTATTATCCTTGCTCTTTATGCACCCCTGATGTTTTTTGAGGCCAAAATACTGAGCGAGACTTTAGCTATTACCCTGAGCCTAGCATCTGTATTAATTTTGCTAAAAGCGGTGGATAAACCTGCCGCTTGGAAGTACTTGGTAGTTGGCTTTGCTCTAGGATTAACTGCAGTCTGCAGGCCAACCGCGCTTCTCACGGCAATTTTGGTGCTTGGCTGGCTTTGGTGGTCGCGGGTCGAGAAAGGGCAAAGTGCTGTCCTTTGGGTACTTGTTGGGCTTATGGTTCCGTTACTCTTTGTTGCGGGGCGCAATCAGTTCATAGGGAAAGACTTTGCTCTCATCTCAACGAATGTAGGAGTCACATTCGCCCAAGGAAATAATAGGCAAGCAGATGGGGCGTGCATGGTGGTTCTGCCGGGCTTTACTGGCTCGATAATGGACCAGCAGGCTGAGGAAATAGCAATAGCGAGTAGAAGGCTTGGTCGGCAACTTAAACCTTCAGAAGCATCGGCATATTGGCTTAAACAAGGGCTAGGATTTATTTGGGGAAAGCCGCTCTTGTTTGCCAAGCTTACTGGCCGTAGGTTCATCTGGTCCCTCCACAATCAAGAATCTCCATGTAGCTATAATTTGTATCTTGAGAAGCAGCTTGTTCCATTTCTGCGGTGGTTGCCCGTACCTTTTGCGCTCATTTTTGGGTTGGGTGTCTTTGGTTTTTTGCGGTCTCTTGCAGAAAAAGCCAAGAAAGAGGCTATGCTTGTCTCGTTGTATGTGCTTTCCACGTTTATTGTGCTTTTAGCTTTCTTTGTCACGTCGCGTTACCGCCTTCCTGCCGTGCCTTTTCTAGGAATTTTCGCTGGCTACGGGCTTGCAGAAATGGTGAATTATGGGCGCGAACGGAACATAATGATGTTCACAGTGGCACTATGCTGTTTGGTTGGCGCTTTCCTCCCATCGCTCGTGCGCTATCCAATTCCGCGTGTGACACCTGAGGCGCCCATGGACCTTGGAGTGAGTTATCTGATAAACGGTCAAACCGATAAGGCAATCCAGCAGTTTAGAGAAGCTCTCAAAATGAAGCCTGGTTTTGCGGTTGCCCATAAGAATCTTGGGGAGGCATTTCTTCGGCAAGGTAGACTTCAAGAAGCTGAGGCAGAGTATAAGAAAGCGATTACTATCAATCCAAGCGATTGGTCTGCCTATTTCGGGCTTGGGATGGCGCTTGCTCGACAGCAAAAATTTGCAGAAGCCGTATCAAGTTTTGCCAAATCACTTCGTCTTAACCCATTCAACGCTGAGGCACACAATAACCTGGCAGTTGCACTCTTTGTTACAGGTGATTACTCTGGTGCTTGGCGCGAAGTCCGCCTTTGTCATAAAAATGGTGGAACATGTGATCCTTCTTTTATCCGGGCACTCGCGAGCATGATGCAGGAGCCCGAGTAA
- a CDS encoding tetratricopeptide repeat protein — translation MPATKRKKVLHPDSKPAIGKLSRQEWLVITLVLVVAVTFRIIYLIQYKAHIPYYSVLVGDSSYYDSWAQRITAGKGYGQLPFYLAPLYPYLLAMIYGIAGHKLVVVYIFQAILGVFNIMLVYLLGRRLFGHWVGIVSMMLLLFYAPVAYLESKLLSETLGITLSLSSMFLLLLACDQPSPFKFLVVGILLGLSAICRPVMSIFIVFVLVWLYFNKYRNFSRIFIPLLAGISLAMLPVTARNYAVSGEFVPISTNYGMTFWHGNNPEAIGICAIPSGLTTSIMEQQKEEMALATKALGREVTASESSAYWLGRGLSFIREHPVAYICLFGKKVVWSVHNREAPCNYNFYLERKFVPALRALFIPFWAIFGLGVLGYVLSRREGIRESGLLAIYALSVFVGLLVFFVSSRYRAPAVPALAVLAGFGVVRIIDSFCSRNLKVLTVAALCVIPSALVLLVPYPVPPITAEGPANMGYSFMEMGRYNDAVVQFREAIKLNPSYEYARDKLGEALVQAGRYVEAMDVYSDIAADHPNSAEAQNNLGAVVERLGMLDAAVMRYSMALHLDPDFAVARYNLALVLARQGKLDEAISHFLKLSKTNPSDPNVYYCLGLMYKRKGKLDDAESAYRKAIYIKPDLAEAHNNLAVVLFEKGNYASALKEVELAQKYGIKPNPDFIKALSKKLSGRKIK, via the coding sequence ATGCCTGCCACAAAGCGAAAGAAAGTTCTACATCCGGATTCCAAGCCCGCCATAGGAAAGCTCAGTCGCCAAGAGTGGCTTGTGATTACTTTGGTATTGGTAGTGGCAGTGACCTTTCGAATTATCTATCTTATTCAATACAAGGCTCACATTCCGTACTACTCTGTGTTGGTGGGTGACTCATCATATTATGACTCCTGGGCGCAGAGAATCACCGCAGGGAAAGGCTATGGGCAGTTGCCATTTTACCTTGCGCCGTTGTATCCCTATTTGCTTGCGATGATTTATGGAATCGCCGGTCACAAGCTGGTAGTGGTCTATATTTTTCAGGCAATTTTGGGCGTCTTCAATATCATGCTTGTCTACCTGCTCGGCAGAAGATTATTTGGCCATTGGGTTGGCATTGTGTCAATGATGTTACTCCTTTTCTATGCACCAGTCGCGTATTTGGAGTCCAAGCTTCTAAGCGAGACCCTCGGAATAACTCTAAGTTTGTCGTCAATGTTCCTTCTTTTGTTAGCTTGTGACCAGCCCTCGCCTTTTAAATTTCTTGTCGTTGGAATTTTGCTAGGCTTATCTGCGATATGTCGGCCTGTTATGTCTATCTTTATCGTATTTGTTTTAGTTTGGCTCTACTTTAATAAGTATCGTAATTTTTCAAGAATATTCATCCCGTTGCTAGCAGGGATTTCACTTGCTATGTTGCCAGTGACAGCGCGAAACTATGCGGTAAGTGGGGAATTTGTACCCATCTCAACCAATTACGGCATGACTTTCTGGCATGGGAATAACCCAGAGGCCATAGGAATTTGTGCTATTCCGTCCGGATTAACAACTTCTATTATGGAGCAGCAAAAAGAGGAAATGGCGCTGGCAACAAAAGCGCTCGGGAGGGAGGTGACTGCATCCGAGTCTTCTGCTTACTGGCTTGGACGTGGATTGAGTTTCATCCGTGAGCACCCGGTAGCATATATCTGCCTCTTCGGGAAAAAAGTCGTTTGGTCTGTCCACAACAGGGAAGCGCCGTGTAATTATAATTTTTACCTTGAGCGGAAGTTCGTGCCCGCGCTCCGAGCTCTTTTTATTCCTTTTTGGGCGATTTTTGGTTTGGGTGTGCTCGGCTATGTCTTATCACGCCGAGAAGGTATAAGGGAATCAGGATTGCTTGCAATTTATGCTCTTAGTGTGTTTGTTGGTCTGCTGGTTTTCTTTGTCTCTTCCAGGTATAGAGCGCCAGCGGTGCCTGCTTTGGCGGTTTTGGCTGGCTTTGGCGTAGTTCGCATTATAGATTCATTTTGTTCAAGAAATTTGAAAGTGTTAACCGTGGCTGCTCTATGCGTTATCCCATCTGCCCTTGTTTTGCTTGTGCCGTATCCGGTTCCGCCAATTACCGCCGAGGGTCCAGCTAATATGGGATATAGCTTTATGGAAATGGGTAGGTACAATGATGCGGTAGTTCAGTTCAGGGAGGCAATAAAGCTGAATCCGAGTTATGAGTACGCCCGTGATAAATTGGGGGAAGCCCTGGTGCAGGCAGGCAGGTACGTTGAGGCTATGGATGTATACAGCGATATAGCTGCAGACCATCCGAACTCAGCTGAGGCGCAGAATAATTTGGGCGCCGTGGTTGAGCGTTTAGGAATGCTTGATGCCGCCGTCATGCGCTATTCAATGGCTTTGCATCTAGACCCGGATTTCGCCGTGGCAAGGTACAACCTTGCGTTGGTTCTAGCGCGCCAAGGGAAGCTTGACGAAGCGATATCGCATTTCCTGAAATTATCGAAAACGAATCCGAGCGACCCAAATGTTTATTATTGTTTGGGGCTAATGTATAAGCGCAAAGGCAAATTGGATGACGCGGAAAGCGCATATCGGAAGGCAATCTACATAAAGCCCGACCTCGCTGAGGCACACAATAACCTTGCAGTGGTACTTTTTGAAAAAGGCAATTATGCGTCTGCCTTGAAGGAAGTGGAGCTTGCCCAGAAATATGGAATCAAGCCAAACCCTGACTTCATTAAAGCGCTTTCTAAAAAGTTGTCAGGACGCAAAATTAAATGA
- a CDS encoding tetratricopeptide repeat protein: MNERLILKIGLIIIIGTFAVFSPALYNQFVYDDEQYLLQNFHVRQGLTANGLVWSFKSMYAANWHPLTWMAHMVDCSIYGLKPWGHRLSNLLIHSANAFFLFILLVRLTGYVWRSAFVAALFAVHPLRLESVIWIAERKDVLSTLFFMLILLAYARYVKFPTTCTYILMIVLYVLGLMSKPMLVTLPLVLLLLDFWPIGRMGFIGSSSLNCFPSKIRGLLIEKIPLFILALASGVVTFVAQKSGGAMSVLNVSSLPSRILNAFLSYIGYLFHMFWPARLAIYYPYPELKQLTWKGILSGLFIIAITALAFRTARKHPYLVFGWFWYLLTLIPVIGIIQVGGQAMADRYTYIPLIGIFVVVAWGVPSLFEFAGVNGKLAANRNEKLPLHAFRRYSVLPITGGLCLIAFMISTLIQIGYWRNNITLFSRALQISHRNYFALNALGLALAKKERHDQAIPFYRKALEIAPRYFDAYINLGISLEAKGRLQEAFEQYMLALKINPKSAIVHNNLGVVFAKMGNSSQAKDEFEKAIQLDPTYAAAQRNLKRLLRSLVGGSATTAEDYYRMGLAFLDQGKLEGAVDQFRKAVQLKPNHSGAWNALGMTLSKLGRLKEAEVCYNKVLEIEPNRPEPHEGLALVLYLQGKYSNAWQEVMLCRKYGGAPNPNLVKLLEAKLLKP; the protein is encoded by the coding sequence ATGAATGAACGCCTTATTCTCAAAATTGGTCTTATTATTATAATAGGAACTTTTGCTGTCTTTTCCCCAGCCCTTTACAATCAATTTGTCTATGATGATGAACAGTATCTGCTCCAAAATTTCCATGTCCGCCAGGGGCTCACCGCCAATGGATTGGTTTGGTCTTTTAAGTCAATGTACGCTGCTAACTGGCATCCTCTCACTTGGATGGCGCACATGGTTGATTGCAGTATTTATGGCTTGAAGCCTTGGGGGCACCGGCTATCTAATCTGTTAATTCATTCGGCAAATGCTTTCTTTTTATTCATCTTGCTGGTACGGCTAACCGGCTATGTGTGGAGAAGTGCTTTCGTTGCCGCACTGTTTGCCGTACACCCGCTTCGCTTGGAATCGGTCATATGGATAGCTGAAAGAAAAGATGTCTTGAGTACTTTGTTTTTCATGCTTATCCTTTTGGCGTACGCTAGGTATGTGAAATTTCCCACAACATGTACGTACATTTTGATGATTGTGCTATATGTACTAGGCCTCATGTCCAAACCAATGCTTGTAACGCTCCCGCTTGTGCTTCTTCTCTTGGATTTTTGGCCTATTGGGCGCATGGGGTTTATTGGTAGTTCTTCGTTAAATTGTTTTCCAAGCAAAATTAGAGGCTTGTTAATCGAGAAAATTCCATTGTTTATATTGGCGCTGGCCTCTGGTGTTGTGACGTTTGTCGCGCAAAAATCGGGTGGGGCAATGTCTGTCCTTAATGTTTCCTCACTGCCAAGTCGCATTCTTAATGCCTTCCTATCGTATATTGGCTATTTATTTCATATGTTCTGGCCTGCTCGCTTGGCTATATACTACCCATACCCTGAGCTGAAACAGCTGACTTGGAAAGGCATTCTGTCGGGATTGTTTATAATTGCCATAACGGCGTTAGCTTTCCGAACGGCAAGAAAACATCCTTACTTGGTGTTCGGGTGGTTTTGGTATTTATTAACGCTTATTCCAGTCATCGGCATTATACAAGTGGGCGGACAGGCGATGGCGGATAGATACACATACATACCATTAATAGGAATATTTGTGGTAGTTGCATGGGGAGTCCCCAGCCTATTTGAATTTGCGGGTGTAAATGGGAAATTGGCAGCGAATAGGAACGAAAAGCTTCCGCTTCATGCTTTTCGTCGTTACAGCGTCCTCCCAATCACAGGGGGCTTGTGCCTCATCGCTTTCATGATTTCAACTCTTATCCAAATTGGTTACTGGCGCAATAACATCACGCTATTCAGCCGAGCGCTCCAGATATCACATAGGAACTACTTTGCTCTCAACGCGCTAGGGCTGGCGCTTGCAAAAAAAGAAAGACACGACCAGGCAATACCTTTTTATCGAAAGGCTTTGGAGATAGCTCCTAGGTATTTTGACGCCTATATCAATCTGGGCATAAGCCTTGAAGCAAAAGGAAGGCTTCAAGAAGCTTTTGAGCAGTACATGCTTGCATTGAAAATAAATCCAAAATCTGCAATTGTGCACAATAATTTGGGCGTTGTTTTCGCGAAAATGGGCAATTCCAGCCAGGCAAAAGATGAATTTGAAAAAGCCATTCAACTTGACCCCACATACGCTGCCGCGCAAAGGAACCTTAAAAGACTGCTTAGAAGTCTAGTTGGCGGTTCTGCAACGACAGCAGAGGACTACTATAGAATGGGGCTTGCTTTTTTGGACCAGGGGAAGCTTGAGGGGGCAGTTGACCAATTTAGGAAAGCTGTGCAGTTGAAACCCAATCACTCAGGCGCATGGAATGCTTTGGGAATGACTTTGTCGAAGCTGGGCAGGCTCAAAGAAGCAGAAGTATGTTACAATAAAGTTTTAGAGATTGAGCCTAACCGACCTGAGCCACATGAGGGTCTTGCTCTTGTTCTTTATTTGCAGGGCAAGTATTCAAATGCATGGCAAGAGGTTATGTTGTGCCGAAAGTATGGGGGCGCTCCTAATCCAAATTTGGTTAAGCTCCTTGAGGCTAAACTTCTCAAGCCTTGA
- a CDS encoding tetratricopeptide repeat protein has protein sequence MSTERRKMNLALGAVLFLAILLRVVYFLQYKANAPYFSQVIVDSYYYDVWAQRVASGKGFGPMPFYMAPLYPYVLALVYMVFGHNLALVYVFQMILGVLNTCMVYLIARKLLGHTSGIFAIIFMLFYGPLIYLEPKIMTETLSVALNLGSILLLLIVLERQSVPKFFVCGILLGLSAVCRANALITAAIFIGWVFLSQRKTGSLAKSVLPMVLGVVLAILPVTLRNYFIGNDFVLISSNGGIVFAQGNNEYANGVSAPLPGFSGSIGAQREEEMALAAKALGHPVKQSESATYWFGQGIKFIRNHPGEFLWLLMRKVVWSLHNRESRCSYNFYLEQEIVPILRFLVLPFPLLAGLALFGFLRGPLKGMPRETSLVALYVVSIFLSLVIFSVSSRYRAPAVPALAIFAGFGVVQALRATRERDIGVLVGLAGCVIPILALSFVPYPIPAVTPEGPGNLGVSYLAIGKLDEAISQFERALDMKPDYTYVRNNLGIALARQGKLDEAIEEFRQVLAVNPRDVMAHKNLGMALKQQGNEDEAIMEFYEAVRIAPNFAIAHVLLADSLAQKGKLDEAIEHYSAAVALEPEDPKIRLSLGNVLYQAGRAKNAIYEYLEVIRLKPDLAEAHNNLAVAYFRTGDYAKAWREVILARRYGMEPNSHFIQALSQKMPKPASE, from the coding sequence ATGTCTACTGAACGCCGGAAGATGAACCTCGCACTTGGAGCTGTTCTTTTCTTGGCAATCCTTCTCAGGGTTGTTTACTTTCTCCAATACAAAGCTAATGCGCCATATTTTAGCCAAGTGATTGTGGACTCCTACTATTATGATGTCTGGGCGCAAAGGGTGGCGAGTGGAAAGGGATTTGGTCCTATGCCTTTCTACATGGCGCCGCTTTACCCATATGTGCTTGCGTTGGTATACATGGTTTTCGGCCACAACCTAGCTTTGGTTTATGTTTTTCAAATGATACTGGGAGTCCTTAACACGTGCATGGTCTACTTGATTGCACGAAAGCTTTTGGGACATACTTCGGGAATTTTCGCGATTATCTTTATGCTCTTTTATGGACCTCTAATCTATCTTGAACCAAAGATTATGACCGAGACGCTCTCGGTAGCGTTGAATCTTGGGTCCATTCTTTTATTGTTAATTGTTCTCGAGCGGCAAAGCGTGCCAAAATTCTTTGTTTGTGGAATCCTCCTCGGTCTGAGTGCGGTGTGCAGGGCGAATGCGTTAATAACTGCTGCCATATTTATTGGATGGGTATTCCTATCACAGCGGAAAACGGGTTCCTTAGCAAAAAGTGTTCTTCCAATGGTGCTTGGAGTTGTATTAGCGATATTGCCGGTCACTCTGCGAAACTACTTTATTGGTAATGACTTTGTCTTGATTTCGTCAAATGGAGGCATCGTCTTTGCTCAGGGAAATAACGAGTACGCAAACGGCGTTTCTGCGCCGCTTCCGGGATTCAGCGGTTCGATAGGTGCCCAGCGCGAAGAAGAAATGGCTCTTGCGGCTAAAGCTCTCGGCCATCCGGTGAAACAGTCTGAATCTGCTACATATTGGTTTGGGCAAGGTATTAAGTTTATTCGCAACCACCCGGGGGAATTTTTATGGCTTCTAATGCGCAAGGTGGTTTGGTCTCTCCACAATAGGGAATCAAGATGTAGCTATAACTTTTACCTTGAGCAAGAAATTGTACCCATACTGCGTTTTTTAGTTTTGCCGTTCCCTTTGCTCGCCGGCTTAGCACTCTTTGGTTTCCTTCGAGGGCCTTTAAAAGGCATGCCTAGAGAGACAAGCTTAGTTGCTCTTTATGTGGTTTCCATATTCCTTAGCCTGGTTATCTTTTCAGTTAGTTCTAGATACAGAGCACCAGCAGTACCGGCGCTGGCGATATTTGCCGGGTTTGGGGTTGTCCAAGCGCTGAGAGCTACTCGGGAGCGAGACATTGGTGTGTTAGTGGGGCTGGCTGGTTGTGTGATTCCAATCTTGGCGCTGTCTTTTGTTCCTTACCCAATCCCTGCTGTAACGCCTGAAGGCCCAGGAAATCTTGGCGTTAGTTACCTGGCCATAGGCAAGCTTGATGAGGCAATATCCCAATTTGAGCGGGCGCTGGATATGAAACCTGACTATACATATGTGCGAAATAACCTAGGGATTGCCCTTGCCAGGCAGGGGAAGCTTGACGAGGCGATTGAGGAGTTTAGACAGGTTCTTGCTGTAAATCCCAGGGATGTTATGGCACATAAGAACCTTGGAATGGCGCTTAAACAGCAGGGCAATGAGGACGAGGCTATCATGGAGTTTTATGAGGCTGTGAGGATTGCACCTAACTTTGCAATCGCGCACGTTCTGCTTGCCGATTCGCTAGCTCAGAAAGGTAAGCTTGATGAGGCAATTGAACATTACTCGGCTGCTGTTGCTTTGGAGCCGGAAGACCCAAAAATTCGCTTGTCGCTTGGCAACGTTCTTTATCAAGCTGGCAGGGCCAAGAATGCAATTTACGAATACCTCGAGGTGATTAGGCTCAAACCTGACCTAGCCGAAGCACACAACAATTTGGCTGTGGCTTATTTTAGAACTGGGGATTATGCCAAAGCATGGCGTGAGGTCATTCTTGCAAGAAGGTATGGCATGGAGCCAAATTCACATTTTATTCAGGCGCTATCACAAAAAATGCCAAAGCCTGCGAGTGAGTAA
- a CDS encoding tetratricopeptide repeat protein — MFREPQVENKESPKFWRVNIILGLLLVILTIATFWQVQGHGFVFDDQAYIVENPRLQHPPTLDDIKWALTTNYAGFWHPIVWLSYMVDVKLQGSSPRGFHLTNLLLHIFNTLLLFSFLSKATKSVWRSAFVAGLFAIHPLHVESVAWVAERKDLLSTLFWMLTLLAYLRYVHLPRVRTYLSVIVFFVLGLMSKPMLVTLPFLLLLLDWWPLQRTAFVRFPQPTSSSEDKKTPVSRLVIEKIPLFILSAVFSVLAYVMQESNNALSGGFTFGIRFGNAIISYAGYIWKMIWPRNLSAFYPHPGHNLPIWQAIAAGVILLLVSVFALRSSKKMPYMGVGWLWYLGTLVPVIGFVQVGMFSMADRFTYVPLIGLFIMIAWGLPDLICRAWLDEASNESENKRSPILIFTACACIIAFALCAWIQVGYWHDNIKLFKRAIAVTSNNALACNNLGLAYERLNQIDDAIIWYSRALEIEPLYPFAHLNLGRALKEVGSIGEAVEHYIAAVQIKPDFAEAHNNLASILASKGKINEAIEEYQKAIAANPNYAEAHYNLALLLSEIGRFNDAVAHYKEALRLNPLDADVLCNLGLLFIQKRDFRSAEKHLHRAISIQPQMAEAHYGLAVILAVHGKHAEALHEIELCRKYGYAPNPELVRIINSKYRKFKPHHEISIAPN, encoded by the coding sequence ATGTTTCGAGAACCACAAGTCGAAAATAAAGAAAGTCCTAAATTTTGGCGTGTCAATATAATACTTGGCTTGCTTCTTGTTATTTTGACAATCGCTACCTTTTGGCAAGTGCAGGGCCACGGCTTTGTTTTTGATGACCAAGCTTATATCGTGGAGAATCCTCGTCTCCAGCATCCACCGACTCTTGATGACATTAAATGGGCACTAACAACAAACTATGCTGGATTTTGGCATCCCATCGTTTGGCTTTCTTATATGGTGGATGTCAAGCTTCAAGGCTCGTCGCCGAGGGGTTTTCACCTTACAAACCTATTGCTACATATATTCAATACCTTGTTGCTATTTAGCTTCCTGTCAAAAGCTACGAAATCAGTCTGGCGTAGTGCCTTTGTCGCGGGATTGTTCGCCATTCACCCACTTCATGTAGAATCGGTAGCATGGGTGGCTGAGAGAAAAGATCTTCTGAGCACTTTATTCTGGATGCTTACACTCTTGGCATATTTGCGATATGTTCATTTGCCGCGTGTTAGGACTTACTTATCCGTAATTGTATTTTTCGTCCTTGGTTTGATGTCCAAGCCAATGCTTGTTACGCTTCCATTTCTCCTCCTGCTTCTTGACTGGTGGCCACTCCAGCGCACTGCCTTTGTCCGGTTCCCGCAACCGACTAGTTCTTCAGAGGACAAGAAAACACCAGTTTCGCGACTAGTGATTGAAAAGATACCTTTATTTATCCTTTCAGCGGTATTTTCGGTTTTAGCGTATGTGATGCAGGAATCGAACAATGCACTGAGTGGCGGATTTACATTTGGCATCCGTTTTGGGAACGCCATTATTTCCTATGCAGGTTACATATGGAAGATGATCTGGCCACGAAATCTTTCTGCATTCTACCCACACCCTGGCCATAACCTTCCAATTTGGCAGGCTATTGCAGCAGGTGTTATTCTGTTGTTAGTCTCTGTGTTTGCCTTGCGGTCTTCTAAAAAAATGCCTTACATGGGCGTTGGGTGGCTCTGGTATCTTGGCACCCTGGTACCAGTGATTGGCTTCGTGCAAGTTGGCATGTTTTCCATGGCAGATAGATTCACATATGTGCCGCTGATTGGTCTTTTCATAATGATTGCTTGGGGGCTTCCGGATTTGATATGTAGAGCATGGTTGGATGAGGCAAGCAATGAAAGCGAAAATAAGAGGTCGCCTATTCTTATATTCACTGCCTGCGCCTGCATAATAGCTTTTGCCTTGTGCGCCTGGATACAAGTTGGTTACTGGCATGATAATATCAAATTATTCAAGCGTGCAATTGCGGTTACATCCAACAATGCATTGGCATGCAACAACCTGGGGCTCGCGTATGAACGCTTGAATCAGATTGATGATGCGATTATTTGGTACTCAAGAGCGCTAGAAATCGAACCTCTGTATCCGTTTGCACATTTAAATCTTGGGCGTGCGCTGAAGGAGGTTGGCAGTATTGGGGAGGCGGTCGAACATTACATTGCCGCTGTTCAGATAAAGCCTGACTTTGCCGAAGCACACAACAACCTTGCTTCTATTCTTGCTAGCAAAGGGAAAATCAACGAGGCAATTGAAGAATATCAAAAAGCAATCGCTGCGAATCCAAACTATGCGGAGGCTCACTACAATTTGGCGCTCCTCCTCTCCGAAATTGGTCGTTTTAATGACGCCGTTGCCCACTATAAAGAGGCTTTGCGCCTCAACCCATTGGACGCGGATGTCTTGTGCAACCTAGGCTTATTGTTTATTCAGAAGCGTGACTTCCGCAGTGCGGAAAAGCATTTGCATCGTGCAATTTCCATTCAGCCGCAAATGGCGGAGGCACACTATGGCCTTGCAGTAATTCTAGCTGTGCATGGGAAGCATGCTGAGGCCTTGCATGAAATTGAACTCTGCCGTAAATATGGTTATGCCCCAAATCCAGAGCTTGTAAGGATAATTAACAGCAAATATAGAAAATTTAAACCTCATCATGAGATATCAATCGCGCCTAATTAA